The window CTTTGACGGTCGCCATTGTTTGAATCGCAAGGTCACTATAAAGAACTGACGCGCCGGGTTTGCCGCTCAACTCCTCGACCACCCACTGCCCCAGCACAGATTCTTCGATCCAGAAGGTGAGGCTTCCCCTAGCCTTCAATCCAGCGTTATACTCTGACCAGTTGCGGATGCGGTATTGAGGTTTCATGGCAGGTTT is drawn from Synechococcales cyanobacterium T60_A2020_003 and contains these coding sequences:
- a CDS encoding transposase, with product MKPQYRIRNWSEYNAGLKARGSLTFWIEESVLGQWVVEELSGKPGASVLYSDLAIQTMATVK